The following proteins are co-located in the Dyadobacter chenwenxiniae genome:
- a CDS encoding 3-ketoacyl-ACP reductase, translating into MKKIALITGGSRGIGFGIAKALASEGFDLAINGVRDEAGAAEALNELRELGAEVVYCQGNIANAADREAIVEKAYSVFGQINILVNNAGIAPRERLDILETTPENFQEVMQTNLEGPFFLTQAVAKRMAHAKQNNHAFEATIIFVTSISATVASINRGEYCISKSGLAMTNLLFAVRMAEYNIPVFEIRPGIIATDMTSKVQEKYDNLFQSGIALQPRWGTPDDVGKAVASLTRGDFPYSTGQVIGVDGGMLIDRL; encoded by the coding sequence ATGAAAAAAATAGCATTAATTACAGGCGGAAGTCGTGGAATCGGTTTTGGGATAGCCAAAGCCCTTGCCAGCGAAGGCTTTGACCTCGCTATCAACGGCGTACGCGACGAAGCAGGCGCAGCAGAAGCCCTGAACGAACTTCGCGAATTAGGCGCGGAAGTAGTTTATTGCCAGGGAAACATTGCCAATGCAGCTGATCGTGAGGCCATTGTTGAGAAAGCGTATTCTGTTTTTGGACAAATTAATATTCTGGTCAATAATGCGGGAATTGCTCCCCGGGAACGACTTGATATTCTGGAAACAACGCCGGAAAACTTTCAGGAAGTCATGCAAACAAACCTGGAAGGGCCATTTTTTCTGACCCAAGCCGTGGCGAAAAGAATGGCGCACGCAAAGCAGAATAACCATGCATTTGAGGCGACGATCATTTTTGTAACTTCCATTTCAGCAACGGTGGCGTCCATTAATCGAGGAGAATATTGTATTTCAAAATCAGGGCTGGCAATGACGAATCTGCTTTTTGCAGTTCGAATGGCAGAATATAATATTCCCGTTTTCGAGATCCGGCCAGGCATTATTGCAACGGATATGACCTCCAAAGTTCAGGAAAAATACGACAACCTTTTCCAGAGCGGCATTGCTTTGCAGCCACGCTGGGGAACGCCTGACGACGTAGGAAAAGCCGTTGCATCGCTCACAAGAGGCGATTTCCCCTACTCTACCGGTCAGGTGATCGGTGTAGACGGCGGAATGTTGATTGATCGGTTGTAA
- a CDS encoding MFS transporter encodes MSEQPNPRPTLLSQLLQVPVIVAALGYLVDMYDLFLFSVVRVPSLKALNVPTEQLLTEGIRLLNFQMAGMLIGGVLWGVIADKKGRLSVLFGSIIMYSLANIGNGFVTSLDQYALLRFIAGVGLAGELGAGITLVTEVLPKEIRGYGTTLVATLGVLGAILAYFVADLFEWRISYFVGGGMGLLLLILRFNVFESGMFKQVKEKTVDRGNVMMILTNGKRFGKYMMAILVGLPIWFVVGILITFSPEFGAAKGIEGINAGKAVMLAFSGQVFGDIFSGLLSQYLKSRKRVIGLFIILSLTMMIGYLMIPTLDLFTFYLMCALLGFCNGYWTLFITIAAELFGTNLRATVATTVPNFVRGATIPLAALFVRFKPDLGVIQSGLLIGVATSLVALLALYYLEETFTKDMDFVEKE; translated from the coding sequence ATGTCCGAACAGCCTAACCCTCGCCCTACCTTACTTTCACAACTGCTTCAAGTGCCGGTCATCGTGGCTGCGCTGGGCTATCTGGTCGACATGTACGACCTGTTTTTGTTTAGCGTAGTGCGCGTTCCGAGTTTGAAAGCATTGAATGTCCCCACCGAACAACTGCTGACCGAGGGAATCAGGCTGCTCAATTTCCAAATGGCCGGAATGCTCATCGGGGGCGTTTTGTGGGGTGTAATTGCGGATAAAAAAGGCCGGTTATCCGTGCTTTTCGGCTCCATCATCATGTATTCGCTCGCTAATATCGGCAACGGATTTGTCACCTCCCTCGATCAATATGCGTTACTGCGTTTCATTGCCGGCGTCGGACTTGCAGGTGAACTGGGCGCAGGAATCACATTAGTGACAGAAGTTTTACCGAAAGAAATACGGGGCTACGGAACCACACTGGTTGCAACATTAGGCGTCCTGGGCGCGATCCTTGCCTATTTTGTAGCCGATCTGTTCGAATGGCGGATTTCATACTTTGTAGGTGGCGGAATGGGTTTGTTACTGTTGATTTTAAGATTTAATGTCTTTGAGTCGGGCATGTTCAAGCAAGTGAAGGAAAAAACTGTCGACCGCGGCAATGTGATGATGATCCTGACCAATGGAAAGCGTTTTGGGAAATATATGATGGCGATTTTGGTTGGTTTGCCGATCTGGTTTGTTGTGGGTATACTCATCACTTTTTCTCCTGAATTCGGCGCTGCAAAAGGCATTGAGGGCATAAATGCGGGCAAGGCGGTTATGCTTGCTTTTTCCGGGCAAGTTTTTGGTGACATTTTCAGCGGATTGTTAAGTCAATATCTTAAAAGCAGAAAGCGTGTCATCGGCTTGTTCATCATCCTGTCATTGACTATGATGATAGGTTACCTGATGATTCCGACGCTGGATCTGTTTACATTCTACTTAATGTGTGCGTTACTCGGCTTTTGCAACGGTTACTGGACACTGTTCATCACCATCGCCGCAGAACTTTTCGGGACTAACTTGCGCGCAACGGTTGCGACCACCGTGCCCAATTTTGTGAGAGGTGCTACGATTCCGTTGGCTGCATTGTTTGTACGTTTCAAACCAGACCTGGGAGTGATTCAAAGTGGCTTGCTCATTGGCGTTGCCACTTCGCTGGTTGCGTTGCTGGCTCTATATTATCTGGAAGAAACTTTCACAAAGGATATGGATTTTGTAGAGAAAGAATAG
- a CDS encoding type II toxin-antitoxin system HigB family toxin, translating to MQLDQKRILIKWQQKNRGNRKLTDAIDQLILDLENSEFTSYIDLLKERKDADQVHNQGVFFLNIENDRVLLAIKFKENRAIVLWIGTHRDYEKIFRNNKTTIEKWLRSKGHIH from the coding sequence ATGCAGCTTGATCAAAAAAGAATTTTAATTAAATGGCAACAAAAAAACCGTGGCAACCGCAAACTGACAGATGCAATCGATCAACTGATTCTAGATTTAGAAAACTCGGAATTTACTTCTTACATAGATTTATTGAAAGAACGTAAAGACGCAGATCAGGTCCATAATCAAGGTGTTTTCTTTTTGAATATTGAAAATGACCGTGTGTTGCTTGCGATAAAATTCAAGGAGAACCGGGCAATAGTGCTATGGATAGGCACACACAGAGATTACGAAAAAATATTCAGGAACAACAAAACAACGATTGAAAAATGGCTCAGATCAAAAGGTCACATACACTAA
- a CDS encoding helix-turn-helix domain-containing protein, whose product MAQIKRSHTLKETDIKSLIQKGEISSELELERASLAARFLRLQSENQPELALLEERLSTLIRDYELKHWSDFKQVTEKQVAESDLAEKRAEKEFKFYKKRRELISKTLKQNGLNQNDLAAILAHNKSYISELLNGIRTFSMNDLIIIHRLFGIKLEDLVFTEITVETEKRIKEALEKTVSNSSKTKKPAQVTSLVKALYS is encoded by the coding sequence ATGGCTCAGATCAAAAGGTCACATACACTAAAAGAAACAGATATAAAATCATTGATCCAGAAAGGCGAAATCTCCTCAGAGTTAGAATTGGAACGTGCTTCACTTGCCGCACGATTTCTCAGACTTCAAAGTGAAAATCAACCCGAATTGGCTTTGCTGGAAGAACGACTAAGCACTTTAATACGTGACTACGAATTGAAGCACTGGTCGGATTTCAAGCAGGTTACAGAAAAACAGGTAGCGGAAAGTGACTTGGCTGAAAAACGCGCAGAAAAGGAGTTTAAGTTTTATAAAAAAAGGCGAGAGCTGATCAGCAAAACATTGAAACAAAATGGACTTAACCAAAATGACCTTGCTGCCATTCTTGCCCATAATAAATCCTACATTTCGGAGCTTTTAAATGGCATTAGGACCTTTTCGATGAATGATCTAATAATCATCCATCGGCTTTTCGGGATCAAGTTGGAGGACCTCGTTTTTACCGAGATTACAGTCGAAACGGAAAAGAGGATTAAGGAAGCACTTGAAAAAACGGTCTCAAATTCTTCCAAAACCAAAAAACCTGCACAGGTAACTTCATTGGTGAAAGCGCTTTATTCGTAA
- a CDS encoding Gfo/Idh/MocA family protein: MNSRRDFLQILSLGIGAATLTDLTPAISAPFLANAPKADKQLRVALMGLGGYANIVARGMKECKTAKLVGIVTGTPSKIPEWKQKYGIEDKNVYNYENLHEIKNNPDIDLVYVITPNSLHHKHVLQVAAAGKHVICEKPVADNAKQAREMIAACEKAGVKFYIGYRLHFEPHTRELIRMREAGEFGKIMHVNNYAGFKIGDPTQWRLKKNLAGGGAVMDVGVYSTNGARYCTGEEPVWVTAQESKTDPVKFKDVDETVTFQLGFPSGIIANCGCTYNFNHVEMLRLMGEKGWAEMNPAFGYGPIRGTTHKGAIDQPDVNHQAYQMDGIADAILNGKPDPNVSGHEGLKDMLVIDAIYESLRKNGTKVFINK; encoded by the coding sequence ATGAATTCCCGCCGTGATTTTCTGCAAATACTTTCACTCGGAATCGGAGCCGCAACGCTCACGGACCTCACGCCAGCGATATCGGCGCCTTTTTTGGCAAATGCTCCGAAAGCCGACAAACAACTTCGCGTCGCATTAATGGGGCTCGGCGGTTATGCGAACATCGTTGCTCGTGGAATGAAAGAATGTAAAACCGCGAAACTGGTCGGGATTGTGACCGGCACGCCATCCAAGATCCCGGAATGGAAACAGAAGTATGGGATTGAAGATAAAAATGTTTATAACTACGAAAACCTGCACGAGATCAAGAACAATCCGGACATTGATCTGGTGTATGTGATAACCCCTAACTCATTGCACCATAAGCATGTATTGCAAGTTGCTGCTGCCGGCAAACATGTGATTTGTGAGAAACCTGTAGCTGATAATGCCAAACAAGCAAGGGAAATGATCGCAGCTTGTGAGAAGGCTGGGGTAAAATTTTACATTGGCTATCGTTTGCATTTTGAGCCGCACACCCGTGAACTCATCAGGATGCGCGAGGCGGGCGAATTCGGAAAGATCATGCACGTTAATAATTATGCAGGTTTCAAAATAGGCGATCCGACGCAATGGAGATTAAAAAAGAACTTGGCCGGAGGCGGCGCTGTCATGGATGTAGGGGTTTATTCTACGAACGGTGCGCGTTATTGCACGGGTGAAGAGCCGGTTTGGGTTACGGCGCAAGAATCTAAAACCGATCCTGTTAAATTCAAGGATGTGGATGAAACAGTTACTTTTCAACTCGGCTTCCCCAGCGGAATTATTGCTAACTGCGGTTGCACTTATAATTTTAATCATGTCGAAATGCTGCGTCTGATGGGCGAAAAAGGCTGGGCCGAAATGAACCCGGCATTTGGCTATGGCCCCATTCGCGGAACTACGCATAAAGGAGCAATCGACCAGCCGGATGTAAATCATCAGGCCTACCAAATGGACGGAATTGCAGACGCGATCCTGAATGGAAAACCAGATCCAAATGTCAGCGGGCATGAAGGTTTAAAGGATATGCTGGTCATCGATGCCATTTACGAATCGCTTCGCAAAAACGGCACAAAAGTTTTTATCAACAAATAA
- a CDS encoding Gfo/Idh/MocA family protein — MDSRRDFLQKLTLGIGATALSDLPAAARELYSGPKADKQLRVAIMGLGSYGTRVADAMKDCKMATLVGAVSGTPAKLEDWKKKYNIPEKNTYNYDTVRKIKDNPDIDLVYITTPNSLHHKHVLQIAAAGKHVLCEKPVADNAKQTREMIAACEKAGVKFYIGYRMHFEPHTRELIRMREAGELGKIMHVNNYMGFKSGDPNQWRLKKALAGGGAMMDVGIYALNGARYATGEEPIWVTAQETKTDPVKFKEVDETIMFQLGFPSGVVASCGTTYNFNNYERLYVIGEKGFVELSPAFSYGPIKGRTHNGPMNQPIVTHQTLQMDGIADIILNNKPDPNVSGAEGLKDMIVVDAVYESIRKGGAKIMLAQK; from the coding sequence ATGGATTCACGTCGTGATTTTTTACAAAAATTGACATTAGGGATCGGCGCTACTGCTCTCTCCGATCTTCCAGCCGCCGCCCGCGAACTTTATTCCGGCCCGAAAGCGGACAAGCAATTGCGCGTCGCGATTATGGGGCTCGGCAGCTACGGAACCCGCGTGGCAGATGCCATGAAAGATTGCAAAATGGCCACACTCGTCGGTGCCGTTTCCGGCACGCCTGCCAAGCTGGAAGATTGGAAAAAGAAATACAACATTCCCGAAAAGAACACTTACAACTACGATACAGTCAGGAAGATCAAGGACAATCCGGACATTGATTTGGTATACATCACCACGCCTAATTCGCTGCACCACAAGCACGTATTGCAAATCGCTGCGGCTGGCAAACATGTACTTTGCGAAAAACCGGTAGCTGATAATGCCAAACAAACCCGTGAAATGATCGCGGCTTGTGAAAAGGCCGGGGTGAAATTTTACATTGGTTACCGCATGCATTTTGAACCGCATACCCGTGAGCTGATCCGCATGCGCGAGGCGGGAGAATTAGGCAAAATCATGCACGTGAACAATTATATGGGTTTCAAATCCGGCGATCCCAATCAATGGAGGCTGAAAAAAGCATTGGCTGGTGGTGGTGCAATGATGGATGTAGGTATTTATGCATTGAATGGCGCGCGGTACGCGACGGGCGAAGAGCCGATCTGGGTGACTGCCCAGGAAACCAAGACCGATCCCGTGAAATTTAAAGAAGTGGATGAAACCATTATGTTCCAGCTTGGCTTCCCGAGCGGCGTGGTGGCGAGCTGCGGCACGACTTACAATTTCAATAACTACGAAAGACTTTATGTGATTGGCGAAAAAGGTTTCGTGGAACTCAGCCCGGCATTCAGCTACGGCCCGATCAAAGGCCGGACGCACAACGGACCGATGAACCAGCCCATAGTCACGCACCAAACCTTGCAAATGGATGGAATCGCCGACATTATCCTCAACAACAAGCCCGATCCGAATGTGAGCGGAGCCGAAGGGTTAAAGGATATGATTGTAGTCGACGCTGTTTACGAATCCATCCGCAAAGGCGGGGCAAAGATTATGTTGGCACAAAAATAG
- a CDS encoding glycosyl hydrolase family 18 protein — MIVPKLFKQSISAVMVMLALSTSCSKKNVSISKNADANNRFKVIGYLPNRTDLVAAANQVDFAKITHLYIAFINPDSLGNLTGTENLKEVAALAHAKNVRIMASIGGGGAPKYYPSFLIGEKKNKLINDLVNLAVDTNLDGIDVDLEGDLIDANYENFVVDLAAALRQKNKMITAAIATVYKTQFTDKALAQFDFVNIMSYDRTGPWRPDKPGPHAPYSMAEEDLNYWLETRKIPKEKLTLGVPFYGYGFGGTAPESMSYKNILRQYPDSVNQDQMHLNGGMVYYNGLPTIHKKTELAKEKVSGVMIWQLMQDSTGVKSLLGEIDGVVKGK; from the coding sequence ATGATCGTCCCGAAGTTGTTCAAACAAAGCATCTCCGCCGTCATGGTGATGCTTGCATTAAGTACAAGTTGCAGCAAGAAAAACGTCAGCATTTCCAAAAATGCTGACGCGAATAATAGGTTTAAAGTAATTGGTTATTTGCCTAATCGGACGGATTTGGTAGCAGCCGCTAATCAAGTGGATTTTGCGAAGATCACGCATTTATACATTGCATTCATTAACCCGGATTCACTCGGCAATCTCACCGGAACCGAGAATCTCAAAGAAGTTGCCGCGCTAGCACATGCCAAAAATGTCAGGATCATGGCTTCGATCGGCGGTGGCGGCGCGCCGAAATATTATCCTTCTTTTTTGATTGGAGAAAAGAAAAACAAACTGATTAATGACCTTGTTAATCTGGCAGTAGACACTAATCTGGACGGCATCGACGTAGACCTGGAAGGCGACTTAATCGACGCCAATTATGAGAACTTTGTAGTTGACCTGGCAGCCGCACTTAGGCAAAAAAACAAAATGATCACAGCCGCCATCGCCACGGTTTACAAAACCCAGTTTACCGACAAAGCATTGGCGCAGTTCGATTTCGTCAACATCATGTCCTATGACCGCACCGGCCCCTGGCGACCCGACAAACCTGGCCCGCACGCCCCCTACTCCATGGCCGAAGAAGACCTCAACTACTGGCTCGAAACCCGCAAAATCCCAAAAGAAAAACTCACTTTGGGCGTTCCATTCTACGGCTACGGCTTCGGCGGCACCGCTCCGGAAAGCATGTCTTACAAAAACATTCTCCGTCAATACCCTGATTCTGTTAATCAGGATCAGATGCATTTGAACGGTGGGATGGTTTATTACAATGGGTTACCTACGATCCACAAGAAAACGGAACTGGCGAAGGAGAAGGTTAGCGGGGTGATGATTTGGCAGTTGATGCAGGATAGTACTGGGGTGAAGTCGCTCTTGGGGGAGATTGATGGGGTCGTGAAGGGGAAATGA
- a CDS encoding DUF6934 family protein: MNLDKYTLKVEEESTIFRFESVGPNGRIPKIVQFELIDENGYYNLALGDFNPVTGKIDDLSVSNNRDTDKILATVVAALFRFLDRYPEAVVYAEGSSDARTRLYQMGITRFYEQACANVHLFGQLNGRFVPFVPDERYSAFLVKRK, translated from the coding sequence ATGAATCTGGACAAATACACACTGAAAGTAGAGGAAGAATCAACAATTTTTAGGTTTGAAAGTGTCGGCCCGAATGGAAGGATACCCAAGATTGTTCAATTTGAACTTATTGACGAGAATGGTTATTATAACCTGGCTCTTGGCGACTTCAATCCAGTTACCGGCAAAATCGACGATCTGAGCGTCTCTAACAATCGAGATACAGATAAAATCTTAGCTACTGTTGTCGCAGCTCTTTTCCGGTTTCTTGATCGATACCCCGAGGCAGTCGTTTATGCGGAAGGCAGTAGTGACGCACGAACCAGACTTTACCAAATGGGAATCACAAGGTTTTATGAACAGGCATGTGCCAATGTTCATCTTTTCGGACAGTTGAATGGAAGGTTCGTCCCCTTTGTTCCTGATGAAAGATACAGTGCTTTTCTGGTCAAAAGAAAATAG
- a CDS encoding helix-turn-helix transcriptional regulator, with product MPKQKFNRIKIILAEKDKSAKWLAEAIDKDKSTVSRWCTNDMQPTIETFYEIAKLLDVDVRELFVPSK from the coding sequence ATGCCTAAGCAGAAGTTTAACCGGATTAAGATAATTCTTGCGGAGAAAGATAAGTCAGCTAAGTGGCTGGCAGAAGCGATCGATAAGGATAAATCTACCGTATCAAGGTGGTGTACAAATGATATGCAGCCTACTATTGAGACTTTTTATGAGATTGCGAAGTTACTGGATGTGGATGTGAGGGAGTTGTTTGTGCCCTCTAAATGA
- a CDS encoding DUF433 domain-containing protein produces MSKKKAKDLDSCPLLSESNLQEDKSRDLILSEINALPKDLFKNVSKSYQEFRTADEWLQVRYGKPGSKTRKRFEARAQAFLASELPESSAITVDPEILGGTPVFSGTRIPIQNLIDHLTTEESIESFLNDFDGVTKLQVQRIVRKIMRFPD; encoded by the coding sequence ATGTCGAAGAAGAAAGCAAAGGATTTGGATAGTTGTCCCCTACTAAGCGAAAGCAATTTGCAGGAGGATAAATCTCGAGACTTAATACTGTCTGAGATAAATGCATTACCAAAAGATCTCTTTAAAAATGTCTCAAAATCATATCAAGAGTTTAGAACAGCCGACGAATGGCTACAAGTTCGATATGGGAAGCCTGGATCAAAGACGAGAAAGAGGTTTGAAGCACGAGCCCAGGCCTTTCTTGCGAGTGAGTTGCCTGAAAGCAGCGCAATCACAGTTGATCCCGAAATCTTAGGTGGCACTCCGGTTTTCTCAGGAACCAGGATACCTATTCAAAATCTTATAGATCATTTGACTACCGAGGAATCTATTGAATCCTTTTTAAACGATTTTGACGGTGTCACCAAGTTGCAGGTTCAAAGAATAGTAAGAAAGATTATGCGCTTTCCTGATTGA
- a CDS encoding oxidoreductase produces the protein MTKVWFITGSSRGLGKSLTKAVLKNGDHVAATARNTQQLDELVERFPGQIYPIELDVTNKEQIYAAVANAVRHFGKIDVLVNNAGFGITGAAEAFTDEQVRSQLETNLYAPIEVTRAVLPHMRKQRSGHILQISSIGGRVGGAGLTMYQAAKFGLGGFSEALSREVAPLGIQVTCVEPGGFRTDWAGSSMSFAAEIEGYESTIGTVTSFFRGGNYVPVGDPDKAAKVMVDLVNHPEPPLHLILGSEAVGILQRADENRKAEFEKWMPVSISTDHDEAENFFESEAGKAYQSMKGI, from the coding sequence ATGACAAAGGTTTGGTTTATTACAGGCAGCTCCCGCGGATTGGGAAAAAGCCTTACGAAAGCAGTGCTGAAAAATGGCGATCATGTAGCGGCCACAGCGCGGAATACACAGCAACTGGATGAGCTCGTCGAGCGATTCCCGGGCCAGATTTATCCAATTGAGCTTGATGTGACTAATAAGGAGCAGATTTATGCTGCTGTTGCTAATGCAGTTCGCCATTTTGGAAAAATTGATGTGCTGGTTAATAATGCGGGATTTGGCATTACAGGCGCAGCAGAAGCATTTACGGATGAGCAGGTTCGCAGTCAATTGGAGACGAATCTTTATGCCCCTATCGAAGTGACGCGTGCCGTTTTGCCACACATGCGCAAGCAGCGTTCGGGACACATTTTGCAGATCAGTTCGATTGGCGGCCGTGTTGGCGGCGCAGGACTTACTATGTATCAGGCCGCGAAATTTGGCCTCGGCGGTTTCAGCGAGGCACTTTCCAGAGAAGTGGCTCCGCTTGGCATTCAAGTAACTTGTGTGGAACCAGGCGGATTTCGTACGGATTGGGCGGGATCTTCTATGAGCTTTGCCGCTGAAATTGAGGGTTACGAATCTACAATTGGCACTGTCACCAGTTTTTTCCGAGGCGGCAACTATGTTCCCGTCGGTGATCCAGATAAAGCTGCGAAAGTTATGGTGGACCTTGTGAATCATCCTGAACCGCCGTTACACTTAATCTTGGGCAGTGAGGCCGTTGGCATCCTGCAGCGCGCGGATGAAAATCGAAAAGCTGAATTTGAAAAGTGGATGCCGGTAAGCATTTCAACGGATCACGATGAAGCTGAAAACTTTTTTGAGTCGGAGGCCGGCAAGGCTTACCAATCAATGAAAGGAATTTGA
- a CDS encoding helix-turn-helix domain-containing protein, whose amino-acid sequence MSQPTDLTQITYSCYHTRSREGEQFVPEHVLSYQIAGTLFLNDGVRDYVCKEGDFRFTKRNKLLKFNKQPPENGDFKSISIYLDQQTLRNFSMEFNYPAAPHQDGKAVLMLVSDQLLTSYMASLMPYQEFQPPTSQHLMSLKLKEAILILLQTHPEMKDILFDFSEPGKIDLEGFMNQNFHFNVHLRRFAYLTGRSLATFKRDFEKIFHISPSRWLLQKRLEAAHYLIKEKGKSPSEVYLETGFEDLSHFSFAFKKAYGVAPSRIA is encoded by the coding sequence ATGAGCCAGCCAACCGACTTAACACAAATCACCTATTCCTGCTACCATACGCGCAGCCGGGAAGGCGAGCAATTCGTCCCTGAACACGTTTTGAGTTACCAAATCGCAGGAACACTTTTTCTGAATGACGGCGTCCGGGATTATGTCTGCAAAGAGGGTGATTTCAGATTTACGAAACGGAATAAGCTGCTCAAATTCAATAAGCAGCCGCCTGAAAACGGTGATTTTAAATCAATATCAATCTATCTGGACCAGCAGACGCTTCGTAATTTCAGTATGGAGTTCAACTATCCGGCAGCGCCTCATCAGGATGGGAAAGCTGTCCTAATGCTCGTGTCTGACCAATTACTGACAAGTTACATGGCCTCCCTGATGCCTTATCAGGAATTTCAGCCGCCGACGAGCCAGCATTTAATGTCGTTGAAATTGAAGGAAGCGATCTTGATTTTGCTGCAAACCCATCCTGAGATGAAAGACATTCTTTTCGATTTCAGTGAGCCGGGCAAGATTGACCTGGAAGGTTTTATGAATCAGAATTTTCATTTTAATGTGCATCTAAGGCGGTTTGCCTACTTGACGGGGCGTAGCCTGGCCACATTTAAACGAGATTTTGAAAAAATATTCCACATTTCCCCAAGTCGCTGGCTGTTGCAAAAAAGGTTGGAAGCGGCGCACTATCTGATTAAAGAAAAAGGGAAATCGCCCTCTGAAGTGTATCTCGAAACTGGCTTTGAGGACCTTTCCCACTTCTCATTTGCATTCAAAAAGGCGTACGGCGTTGCGCCTTCGCGCATTGCATAA
- a CDS encoding SMP-30/gluconolactonase/LRE family protein, which produces MKKSAGFCSILSGIAALLFPALLSAQIMDSKSIVAPDAQVEKLGDGYKFTEGPVADDNGNVFFTDQPNNKIIRWDAESGKFSVFSDNSGRANGMYFDNTGNLVACSDEDNQVWSFDKNGKPTVLVKDYEGKLLNGPNDLWIDPKGGIYLTDPMYKRDYWKRDPAMQQDGQHVYYLNPETKKLIRVDEKLKQPNGIIGTKDGKRLYVADIGDNKTYVYDIQNDGTLANRKLFVPKGSDGMILDAEGNLYITGKGVTVFDKTGQQIAHFPIHNGWTANLCFGGKNNDLLFITAETAVYGLKMKVKGVK; this is translated from the coding sequence ATGAAAAAGTCAGCAGGTTTTTGTTCAATTTTATCCGGGATCGCAGCATTGCTCTTCCCGGCCTTACTTTCAGCACAGATAATGGATTCAAAATCGATAGTAGCGCCTGACGCGCAGGTTGAGAAGCTCGGAGACGGTTACAAATTCACAGAAGGGCCGGTTGCCGATGACAATGGCAATGTGTTTTTCACCGATCAACCCAATAACAAAATCATCCGATGGGACGCAGAAAGTGGCAAATTCAGTGTTTTCTCAGACAATTCAGGTCGGGCTAACGGCATGTATTTTGACAATACCGGCAACCTCGTTGCGTGTTCGGATGAAGACAATCAGGTTTGGTCTTTTGATAAAAACGGCAAGCCAACGGTTTTGGTAAAAGACTACGAAGGAAAGCTCCTTAATGGTCCGAATGATCTCTGGATAGATCCAAAAGGTGGCATTTATCTGACCGACCCGATGTACAAGCGCGATTATTGGAAACGTGATCCCGCTATGCAGCAAGATGGTCAGCATGTATATTATCTTAATCCTGAAACAAAAAAGCTGATCCGCGTCGATGAAAAACTGAAACAACCTAATGGCATTATCGGCACCAAAGACGGCAAAAGACTTTATGTGGCCGACATCGGCGACAACAAAACATATGTTTACGACATTCAAAACGATGGAACACTGGCGAACAGAAAACTTTTCGTTCCCAAGGGCTCCGACGGAATGATCCTCGACGCCGAAGGAAACCTATACATTACCGGAAAAGGCGTTACGGTTTTTGACAAAACAGGCCAACAGATAGCGCATTTCCCTATTCACAATGGCTGGACGGCTAATCTTTGCTTTGGCGGAAAAAATAATGATTTGCTCTTCATTACGGCCGAAACGGCGGTTTACGGATTGAAAATGAAGGTTAAGGGCGTTAAATGA